Proteins found in one Enterococcus sp. 9D6_DIV0238 genomic segment:
- a CDS encoding PTS sugar transporter subunit IIC produces MNTKASKFNFNKVVEVMGNIANNRYLTAVRNGMSVIIPVTIIGSVFIIMLNLPIDAWKEFIAPFAEQLKIPMVFTMDFMSVYVCIGIASSLCADYKLDKVSTSVLAVLAFLIAAITPGTIDADVAEKAGLTISGTVLPMGNFGAGGLFTAIIISIFTVEVVRFCVKRNMVIKMPHGVPTSVINSFAALIPGAIVIVTAWVIKVGLNFDINSALQWVFSPIRYFAGDNVLSVIVPILLITIVWIFGIHGMIIATPILYPFWYENLNANINAAAAGTAVPHFMTEQFFQWFIWIGGAGATLSLAFLMAFFGKSEFCKKMGKFTLVPGIFNINEPLIFGVPIVMNPFFAIPFIAAPVVMGIITYLAMGVFHLVNYPIAIAPWTLPAPIGAMMATGLDWRAAVLAIVNIVVAGFIYLPFFKAFDKSMMEKEIEAKTQDEAASKETAAVQA; encoded by the coding sequence ATGAATACAAAAGCAAGTAAGTTCAACTTTAACAAAGTTGTTGAAGTGATGGGGAATATTGCAAATAATCGGTATTTAACAGCAGTCAGAAATGGGATGAGCGTAATCATTCCTGTTACGATCATCGGATCAGTGTTTATCATTATGCTGAATTTACCGATCGATGCTTGGAAAGAGTTTATTGCCCCATTTGCAGAGCAGCTAAAGATCCCAATGGTCTTTACGATGGATTTCATGTCTGTCTATGTGTGTATCGGGATTGCATCTAGTTTGTGTGCAGATTACAAGCTGGACAAAGTTTCTACTAGTGTTTTAGCTGTTTTAGCCTTTTTGATTGCGGCGATCACACCGGGCACGATCGATGCTGACGTAGCTGAAAAAGCTGGTTTGACGATCAGCGGAACGGTATTGCCGATGGGAAATTTTGGCGCAGGGGGATTATTTACAGCAATTATTATTTCGATATTTACCGTAGAGGTCGTACGTTTTTGCGTGAAAAGAAACATGGTCATCAAAATGCCTCATGGTGTACCCACATCTGTGATCAACTCTTTTGCAGCGTTGATTCCAGGTGCGATCGTGATCGTCACTGCTTGGGTGATCAAAGTCGGCTTGAATTTTGATATCAATAGTGCACTTCAGTGGGTCTTTTCACCGATTCGTTACTTTGCAGGAGACAACGTTCTTTCTGTGATCGTACCGATTTTGTTGATCACGATCGTTTGGATCTTCGGGATCCATGGGATGATCATTGCGACACCGATCTTGTATCCTTTCTGGTATGAAAATTTGAATGCCAATATCAATGCAGCAGCAGCTGGTACTGCCGTGCCGCATTTTATGACAGAGCAGTTCTTCCAGTGGTTTATCTGGATCGGCGGAGCAGGAGCAACGTTATCGTTAGCCTTTTTGATGGCCTTTTTCGGGAAATCTGAGTTTTGTAAAAAGATGGGTAAATTCACGTTAGTTCCTGGAATTTTCAACATCAATGAACCATTGATCTTCGGTGTGCCGATCGTGATGAATCCCTTCTTTGCCATTCCTTTTATTGCAGCACCAGTTGTTATGGGAATCATCACTTATTTAGCGATGGGCGTTTTTCATCTAGTGAATTATCCAATAGCGATTGCTCCTTGGACGTTGCCGGCACCGATCGGCGCAATGATGGCGACAGGCCTGGATTGGCGAGCAGCCGTTTTAGCAATCGTCAATATCGTAGTTGCAGGATTCATTTATTTGCCATTCTTTAAAGCCTTTGATAAAAGCATGATGGAAAAAGAAATCGAAGCAAAAACTCAAGATGAAGCGGCAAGTAAGGAAACAGCAGCCGTACAAGCATAG
- a CDS encoding PTS sugar transporter subunit IIB — MKVLLACGGGMSSSILAENLVAEAKKNGDEDFYMEATGTEAVGLKMQQEDWDALLLAPQVSFRKAHLQKEADAKGIPLIPIEGVLYTPMGIPDLYRLVKESVGK; from the coding sequence ATGAAAGTATTATTAGCATGCGGCGGCGGGATGAGTTCTTCGATCTTAGCAGAAAATTTAGTGGCAGAAGCCAAGAAAAATGGTGATGAGGATTTTTACATGGAGGCAACAGGAACAGAAGCAGTTGGACTTAAAATGCAGCAGGAAGACTGGGATGCGCTGCTTTTAGCACCTCAAGTCAGTTTCAGAAAAGCTCACCTACAAAAGGAAGCAGACGCGAAAGGAATTCCATTGATCCCAATTGAAGGTGTTCTATATACACCAATGGGGATTCCAGATTTATATCGTTTAGTAAAAGAATCTGTAGGAAAATAA
- a CDS encoding LacI family DNA-binding transcriptional regulator, with protein MATIREVAKEADVSLGTVSRYLNGHQLKKTNMDNIRAAIEKLGYEENIIAKGLKNNKSLSIGVVINTLTDVFATSIVTYLESYLEENNYSLILCDYQNDLQKLEKKLEFLRSRSVDGVVIFHLEEKLAVLDKFKNEGTPIIAVDAPIADFQTDTVLVDNYHASYTVVEKLAKLGHKKIGIIAGSQDRFIGRERLNGYVDAMKKLELYDSSLVKIGDYKKESGYVKAGELLAEGEITALYSTNYYMTLGAVQAIYEQQLIIPEDVSVVGFDHFELSDILQPKLTVIEQPVQQIGEMIGALLIEKIKDSDSTQNAVIELPTSLLWRDSTKKIKKGLEN; from the coding sequence GTGGCAACGATCAGAGAAGTCGCAAAAGAAGCGGATGTTTCTTTAGGCACAGTTTCTAGGTATTTAAATGGACACCAGCTAAAAAAGACGAATATGGATAATATTCGTGCGGCAATCGAAAAGCTTGGTTATGAAGAAAATATTATTGCCAAAGGACTTAAAAATAATAAGAGCCTTTCTATTGGTGTGGTCATCAATACGCTGACAGATGTATTTGCAACGTCGATCGTTACCTATCTGGAATCTTATTTAGAAGAAAATAATTATAGTCTGATTCTTTGTGACTACCAAAATGATCTACAGAAGTTAGAGAAAAAATTAGAATTTTTACGTTCCCGTTCGGTTGATGGTGTGGTCATTTTTCATTTGGAAGAAAAGCTAGCTGTATTGGACAAATTTAAAAATGAAGGAACGCCGATCATCGCGGTAGATGCACCGATCGCTGATTTTCAAACAGACACAGTTTTGGTGGATAATTATCATGCTTCGTACACTGTAGTTGAGAAATTGGCTAAGTTAGGTCACAAGAAAATTGGTATCATAGCAGGAAGCCAAGATCGTTTTATTGGTAGAGAACGTTTGAATGGTTATGTAGATGCAATGAAAAAATTGGAATTATATGATTCTTCACTTGTCAAAATCGGTGATTATAAAAAAGAATCTGGTTATGTAAAAGCTGGAGAATTATTGGCTGAAGGTGAGATCACTGCTTTATACAGCACGAATTACTATATGACGCTTGGAGCTGTACAAGCAATTTATGAGCAGCAATTGATTATTCCAGAAGATGTTTCTGTTGTGGGATTTGATCATTTTGAACTGAGTGACATTTTACAGCCAAAATTAACAGTAATTGAGCAACCTGTTCAACAAATCGGTGAAATGATCGGCGCCTTACTTATTGAAAAAATAAAAGATTCTGATAGTACTCAAAATGCAGTTATAGAGCTTCCTACAAGCCTTCTTTGGCGTGATTCAACAAAAAAAATAAAAAAAGGACTTGAAAATTAA
- the trxB gene encoding thioredoxin-disulfide reductase: protein MYDVIVIGAGPAGMTAALYASRSNLSVLMIERGAPGGQMNNTAEVENYPGFDSIMGPELAYKMYENVEKFGTENAYGIVMDIKDQGTYKEVICDDKTYQAKTVIIATGCEHRKLGVKGEEEFAGRGVSYCAVCDGAFFRNKKLLVIGGGDSAVEEAIYLTQFASEVVIVHRRDELRAQKIIQDRAFANEKISFEWNTVLEEITGNDMVVTGGQLRNVVTDEVKSIDADGVFIYVGLDPLTEPFKKAGLTNAEGWIETDQDMKTSMPGVYAIGDVREKTLRQITTAVGEGGIAGQQVYKYIEDMAEVEEVK, encoded by the coding sequence ATGTATGATGTGATCGTAATTGGCGCAGGTCCTGCGGGGATGACTGCTGCTTTATATGCGTCTCGTTCTAATCTTTCTGTATTGATGATTGAACGTGGAGCACCAGGTGGACAAATGAATAATACGGCAGAGGTAGAAAACTATCCAGGCTTTGATTCTATTATGGGTCCAGAACTAGCCTATAAAATGTATGAGAATGTAGAAAAATTCGGTACAGAAAATGCTTATGGAATCGTGATGGATATCAAAGATCAGGGAACTTATAAAGAAGTGATCTGTGATGATAAAACCTACCAAGCAAAAACAGTCATTATTGCGACGGGCTGTGAGCACCGTAAATTAGGCGTAAAAGGCGAAGAAGAATTTGCTGGGCGCGGTGTTTCGTACTGTGCTGTCTGTGATGGTGCTTTTTTCCGCAATAAAAAATTATTGGTGATCGGCGGCGGAGATTCAGCTGTAGAAGAAGCAATTTATTTAACACAGTTTGCTTCAGAAGTGGTCATTGTTCATCGTCGTGACGAGCTACGTGCTCAAAAAATCATTCAAGACCGCGCATTTGCCAACGAAAAAATTTCATTTGAGTGGAATACCGTTTTAGAAGAAATTACCGGCAATGATATGGTCGTAACTGGCGGACAATTGAGAAATGTCGTTACTGATGAAGTAAAATCGATCGACGCGGACGGTGTGTTCATTTATGTTGGACTTGACCCATTGACTGAACCATTCAAAAAAGCTGGTCTTACGAATGCGGAAGGCTGGATAGAAACAGATCAAGATATGAAGACAAGTATGCCGGGGGTTTACGCAATCGGAGATGTTCGTGAGAAAACATTACGTCAAATCACCACTGCTGTTGGTGAAGGCGGAATCGCAGGACAACAAGTATACAAATATATTGAAGATATGGCAGAAGTTGAGGAAGTAAAATAA
- a CDS encoding ABC transporter ATP-binding protein, whose translation MEEKYESEWTKSIPLKEQVTIVKRLLKFAKPFRRTFLSAIFFALVLAVINIILPRIIQLFMDDYLTPKTATNQVIFFFAGLYLFGIIVKSIIWFFQWFLYSMASLKTYQYIRVKLFEKLQTLGMRYFDQTPAGSIVSRVTNDTETLFEFWYVFLMVLTGIFAVVSSFIAMFQINGKIALYNLIFLPILLIVIWYYQKFSSRIYRSMREKLSQLNTKLNEYISGMQIIQQFRQETRLEKEFEETNDEYLRTRFSMIRTNSLLLGPIINFLYTLAIALSLTLFGYDALHSPVEVGMIYAFVTYVQAFFNPMTQMMDFLSVFTDGMVAGSRILKIFDNQEVTPQQDPSADAMITEGKIEFRNVSFSYDGKNNVLDHISFIAYPGETVALIGHTGSGKSSIINVLMRFYEFYEGEILIDDRDIREYPLPELRKKLGLVLQDAFMFYGDIAGNIRMLNPDITDEQIKAAATFVQADKFIETLPGKYHAKVIERGASYSSGQRQLISFARTMVTDPKILVLDEATANIDTETEGLIQEGLANMRQGRTTIAIAHRLSTIRDADLILVLDKGRIVERGNHTQLLEKNGLYADMYQLQNGEG comes from the coding sequence ATGGAAGAAAAATATGAATCAGAATGGACAAAATCGATACCGCTAAAAGAACAAGTGACGATCGTAAAACGGCTGCTTAAATTTGCTAAGCCTTTTCGCCGAACCTTTTTATCAGCTATTTTCTTTGCACTGGTTCTTGCTGTCATCAATATTATTTTGCCCAGAATCATTCAATTGTTCATGGATGATTATTTAACACCCAAAACAGCGACGAATCAAGTGATTTTCTTTTTTGCCGGACTGTATTTATTTGGGATCATCGTGAAAAGTATTATTTGGTTTTTCCAATGGTTTTTATATTCGATGGCGTCCTTAAAAACCTATCAATATATTCGAGTGAAGTTGTTTGAAAAGCTTCAGACTCTGGGGATGCGCTACTTTGACCAAACACCGGCGGGTTCGATCGTTTCCCGTGTGACAAATGACACAGAAACATTGTTTGAATTTTGGTATGTCTTTTTGATGGTCTTGACGGGCATTTTTGCAGTTGTTTCGTCGTTTATCGCAATGTTTCAGATCAATGGAAAAATTGCTTTATATAATTTGATCTTTTTACCGATTTTATTGATCGTTATTTGGTATTATCAAAAATTTAGTTCTAGGATTTACCGAAGCATGCGGGAAAAATTGAGTCAACTGAATACAAAATTAAACGAATATATTTCAGGAATGCAGATCATTCAGCAGTTTAGACAAGAAACACGTTTGGAAAAAGAGTTTGAAGAAACAAATGATGAATACTTACGAACTCGTTTTTCGATGATTCGCACGAATTCATTGTTACTAGGACCGATCATCAATTTTCTGTATACGCTGGCAATTGCTTTGTCTTTGACCTTATTTGGGTATGATGCGCTGCATTCACCAGTAGAAGTTGGGATGATTTATGCTTTTGTGACTTATGTTCAGGCATTCTTTAATCCGATGACGCAAATGATGGATTTTTTGAGTGTTTTTACAGATGGTATGGTGGCGGGAAGTCGGATCCTTAAAATCTTTGATAATCAGGAAGTTACACCGCAGCAAGACCCAAGTGCTGATGCCATGATCACAGAGGGCAAGATCGAGTTTCGAAACGTTAGTTTTTCTTATGATGGGAAAAATAATGTATTGGATCATATCAGTTTTATTGCCTACCCAGGAGAGACCGTGGCTTTGATCGGACATACTGGTAGTGGGAAAAGCTCTATCATCAATGTATTGATGCGCTTTTATGAATTTTACGAAGGCGAAATCTTGATCGATGATCGGGATATTCGTGAGTATCCATTGCCTGAATTGCGTAAAAAATTGGGCTTGGTTTTACAGGATGCGTTTATGTTTTACGGAGATATCGCTGGGAATATTCGGATGCTGAATCCTGATATTACAGATGAACAAATAAAGGCTGCCGCAACATTTGTTCAAGCTGATAAATTTATTGAGACGTTGCCTGGGAAATATCATGCGAAAGTGATTGAACGTGGTGCAAGTTATTCTAGTGGCCAACGTCAATTGATTTCATTTGCGCGAACGATGGTCACAGATCCGAAAATTCTTGTACTGGATGAAGCAACGGCGAATATCGATACAGAAACTGAAGGTTTGATCCAAGAAGGATTGGCTAATATGAGACAAGGAAGAACGACGATCGCGATTGCTCACCGTTTGTCGACGATTCGGGATGCTGATCTCATTTTGGTCTTAGATAAAGGTCGAATTGTAGAACGTGGGAATCATACGCAGTTACTAGAAAAGAATGGATTGTATGCAGATATGTATCAACTGCAAAATGGTGAGGGATAA
- a CDS encoding ABC transporter ATP-binding protein, whose product MSIFKKLGWFFRQEKKSYVIGVFSLIMVALVQLVPPKVIGIVVDEIAAKNIAIQSILFWVGILLAAALAQYIFRYIWRLHIWGSAARLEKNLRRQLFHHFTKMDAVFYQNYRTGDLMAHATNDLNAIQNVAGAGILTFADSLITGGATIIAMILFVDWRLTLIALIPLPLLAVTSRILGSKLHDAFRDSQAAFSTINDKTQESITGMKVIKTFGQEKEDIADFTEKIDDAIIKNKRVNFLDALFDPFITLIIGISYVLTIIIGGRFIMDGTITIGQLISFISYIGMLIWPMFAIGRLFNVLERGNASYDRVNELLHAKSHIVERKDAIQTPAKGELSIEVAEFKYPKDKETTLEQIKFVLNEGETLGIVGKTGAGKTTILKLLMREYDNYQGHVSFGGHNIKDYSLDALMHSIGYVPQDHFLFSMTIRENIRFANPDFTEEQVESAAEMAFINNEIKAFPKGYDTLVGERGVSLSGGQKQRISIARALIVDPELLILDDALSAVDAKTEEAILSNLKEARKEKTTIIAAHRLSSVMHAKEIIVLDEGKIIERGTHQELLHLAGWYKRMWDKQQLEAKIEGSDV is encoded by the coding sequence ATGTCTATATTTAAAAAATTAGGTTGGTTTTTTAGGCAGGAAAAGAAAAGTTATGTTATTGGGGTTTTTTCATTGATCATGGTTGCCCTTGTACAGCTAGTTCCGCCGAAAGTCATTGGGATCGTTGTTGATGAAATCGCTGCTAAAAATATAGCGATTCAGTCGATTTTGTTTTGGGTAGGTATATTATTGGCAGCGGCTTTAGCACAATATATTTTTCGTTATATTTGGCGTTTGCATATTTGGGGAAGCGCTGCCCGACTTGAAAAAAATTTAAGACGGCAATTATTTCATCATTTTACAAAAATGGATGCTGTTTTTTATCAAAATTATCGTACAGGGGACTTGATGGCGCATGCAACGAATGATTTGAATGCAATTCAAAATGTTGCGGGTGCTGGTATTTTAACTTTTGCGGATTCATTGATCACAGGAGGAGCCACGATCATTGCGATGATTTTGTTTGTTGATTGGCGGTTGACGCTGATTGCTTTGATTCCATTGCCATTATTAGCAGTGACTTCGAGAATTCTAGGATCTAAGCTGCACGATGCATTCCGTGATTCACAAGCCGCTTTTTCGACAATCAACGATAAAACACAGGAAAGCATCACCGGAATGAAAGTTATCAAAACGTTTGGTCAAGAAAAGGAAGACATTGCTGATTTTACTGAAAAAATCGATGATGCGATCATCAAAAACAAACGGGTAAATTTTTTAGATGCATTATTTGATCCGTTCATCACACTGATTATTGGTATTTCGTATGTGCTGACGATCATCATTGGCGGACGCTTTATCATGGATGGTACAATTACGATCGGTCAATTGATTTCTTTTATTAGCTATATCGGTATGCTGATTTGGCCAATGTTTGCGATCGGACGCTTGTTCAATGTATTGGAGCGTGGAAATGCAAGTTATGATCGTGTCAATGAATTGCTTCATGCCAAATCCCATATTGTCGAGCGAAAAGATGCGATTCAGACACCGGCTAAAGGAGAATTGTCGATCGAAGTTGCGGAATTTAAGTATCCAAAGGATAAAGAGACAACGTTAGAGCAAATCAAATTTGTCTTAAATGAAGGGGAAACTTTAGGGATCGTTGGGAAAACAGGAGCAGGTAAGACAACGATCTTAAAATTATTGATGAGAGAATATGATAATTACCAAGGCCATGTGTCCTTTGGCGGACACAACATCAAAGATTATTCATTGGATGCTTTGATGCATTCCATTGGTTATGTGCCGCAAGATCATTTTCTATTTTCAATGACGATTCGGGAAAATATTCGTTTTGCTAACCCTGATTTTACTGAAGAGCAAGTAGAGTCAGCAGCAGAAATGGCGTTTATCAATAATGAGATCAAAGCGTTTCCAAAAGGATATGATACCTTAGTTGGGGAACGTGGTGTGTCATTATCTGGTGGACAAAAACAACGGATCTCGATTGCTAGAGCATTGATCGTCGATCCTGAATTACTGATTCTTGATGATGCTTTATCTGCTGTGGACGCAAAAACAGAAGAAGCGATTTTGTCTAATTTAAAAGAAGCACGTAAAGAAAAAACAACGATCATTGCAGCTCACCGATTAAGTAGTGTGATGCATGCGAAGGAAATCATCGTCTTAGATGAAGGAAAGATCATTGAACGGGGAACGCATCAAGAGCTATTACATTTAGCAGGCTGGTACAAACGGATGTGGGACAAACAGCAACTGGAAGCTAAAATCGAAGGGAGTGACGTCTAA
- a CDS encoding YneF family protein produces the protein MSTGLVVLIAIIALLAGAAGGFFLARKYMQDYFKKNPPVNEDMLRMMMMSMGQKPSEKKIRQMMQQMKNQGDK, from the coding sequence ATGTCAACAGGTTTAGTAGTGTTAATCGCGATTATCGCTTTATTAGCAGGTGCAGCAGGCGGATTTTTCCTTGCGCGCAAATATATGCAAGATTATTTCAAAAAGAATCCTCCCGTTAATGAGGATATGTTACGAATGATGATGATGTCAATGGGACAAAAACCTTCTGAGAAGAAGATACGTCAAATGATGCAGCAAATGAAGAACCAGGGAGACAAATAG
- a CDS encoding deoxyribonuclease IV has translation MLLGSHVSMSGKKMLLGAAEEAASYDATTFMIYTGAPQNTRRKPIEEMNIETGQKFMAEHHLSNIVVHAPYIINLGNTIKVENFGFATEFLRQEIERAQALGATQITLHPGAHVGAGVDAGLKQIIKGLNEVLWKEQIPQIALETMAGKGTELGRTFEELATIIEGVTLNEKLSVTMDTCHINDAGYNVKEDFDGVLEEFDKIIGLDRLKVVHVNDSKNPMGSHKDRHANIGFGTIGFDALNKVVHHETLTELPKILETPYVGADKKTSKAPYGYEIAMLKSQTFDPDLLEKIEAQK, from the coding sequence ATGTTATTAGGTTCGCATGTGAGTATGAGTGGTAAAAAAATGTTATTAGGAGCTGCTGAGGAAGCGGCTAGTTATGATGCTACAACCTTTATGATCTATACAGGTGCGCCTCAAAATACGCGCCGTAAACCGATCGAAGAGATGAATATTGAGACCGGTCAAAAATTTATGGCTGAGCATCATTTGAGCAATATCGTTGTTCATGCACCATATATCATTAATTTAGGTAATACGATCAAAGTAGAGAATTTTGGTTTTGCGACGGAGTTTTTACGTCAGGAAATTGAACGAGCACAAGCTTTAGGTGCCACACAAATTACTTTGCATCCGGGAGCTCATGTTGGAGCTGGTGTCGATGCTGGTCTAAAGCAAATCATCAAAGGCTTGAATGAAGTGCTTTGGAAAGAGCAAATTCCGCAGATCGCATTAGAAACAATGGCTGGTAAAGGGACTGAGCTAGGACGGACGTTTGAAGAATTAGCGACGATCATCGAAGGCGTTACATTAAATGAAAAATTATCGGTAACGATGGATACATGCCATATCAATGATGCTGGTTATAATGTAAAAGAAGATTTTGATGGTGTCTTGGAAGAATTTGACAAGATCATCGGATTAGACCGCTTGAAAGTCGTTCATGTGAATGATTCTAAAAATCCGATGGGTTCCCATAAAGATCGTCATGCAAATATCGGTTTTGGAACGATCGGGTTTGATGCATTGAACAAAGTCGTTCATCATGAAACATTGACAGAACTACCGAAAATTTTAGAAACGCCTTATGTTGGTGCAGATAAAAAAACAAGCAAAGCACCTTACGGTTATGAGATTGCTATGTTAAAATCGCAAACATTCGATCCAGATTTATTAGAGAAAATAGAAGCACAAAAATAA
- a CDS encoding DUF1801 domain-containing protein — protein MEQIEEYIEEIEEKWQAAYKELAQTIAENIPEGFVLQMQYGMPTYVVPLSVFPEGYLNRKDEPLPFISLGAQKKHLALYHMGIMGNKELLQWFQEEYKKVVPTKLNMGKSCIRFTNTKTIPYALIGELVSKISMDEWIASYNLYKAKKDRD, from the coding sequence ATGGAGCAAATAGAAGAATATATTGAAGAGATAGAGGAGAAATGGCAAGCAGCATATAAAGAGTTGGCTCAAACTATTGCTGAAAATATACCAGAGGGGTTTGTCTTACAGATGCAGTATGGTATGCCGACTTATGTGGTGCCGCTAAGTGTTTTTCCTGAAGGATATTTGAATCGTAAAGATGAACCATTGCCTTTCATCAGTCTTGGAGCACAGAAAAAGCACCTCGCTCTTTATCATATGGGAATCATGGGGAATAAAGAATTGCTGCAATGGTTTCAAGAAGAGTATAAAAAAGTTGTTCCTACTAAACTGAATATGGGAAAAAGTTGTATTCGATTTACAAACACGAAGACGATTCCTTATGCGTTGATTGGAGAATTGGTGAGTAAAATCTCAATGGACGAATGGATTGCCAGTTATAACCTATACAAAGCAAAAAAGGACAGAGATTAA
- a CDS encoding YdeI/OmpD-associated family protein has product MAKSVTEKLKLMVYPIKAIVDRPNESYLSELKDAQLGFPTKPVDLLFVFVKTMDEFKKIVHVTIEKELLNKDGVLFVAYPKKGNKMYPTFVHRDEIFPALDVDDSDGYVGKSTLKFNRMVSLDEVFTVTGLKNTERKAPNKKATSARVEDYVKFIPQVEKLLEKHSKAKVLFDNLTPGYKRDWARYIFSAKQQTTQDKRKAEMIDILEKGFKSKELYRQSLSK; this is encoded by the coding sequence ATGGCAAAATCGGTCACTGAAAAATTGAAATTAATGGTATATCCAATAAAAGCAATCGTCGATCGGCCCAATGAAAGTTATCTGAGTGAATTAAAGGATGCACAATTAGGTTTTCCTACTAAGCCTGTAGATCTTTTGTTTGTTTTTGTGAAGACGATGGATGAGTTTAAAAAAATTGTACACGTAACGATAGAAAAAGAATTGCTGAATAAAGATGGCGTCCTTTTTGTTGCCTATCCAAAAAAAGGAAATAAAATGTATCCAACATTTGTTCATCGGGATGAAATTTTTCCAGCTTTAGATGTAGACGATAGTGACGGGTATGTAGGGAAAAGCACATTGAAATTTAATCGGATGGTCAGCTTAGATGAAGTGTTTACAGTAACTGGTTTGAAAAATACTGAGAGAAAAGCACCTAATAAAAAGGCTACTAGTGCGAGGGTGGAAGATTATGTTAAGTTTATCCCTCAAGTAGAAAAACTTCTAGAAAAACATTCAAAAGCAAAAGTACTATTTGATAATTTGACGCCAGGATACAAAAGAGATTGGGCAAGATATATTTTTAGTGCAAAACAGCAAACGACACAGGATAAGAGAAAAGCAGAGATGATTGATATTTTAGAAAAAGGGTTTAAATCAAAAGAATTATATCGTCAATCTTTGTCAAAATAA
- a CDS encoding iron chaperone: MTIIETYISECPPERQEMLQQLYNQIKELVPQATEKIAYGMPTFYLDGNLVHFANAKNHIGFYPAPSAITAFKEELSAYKTSKGAIQFPLDSPLPMDLIKKIVLFRVGENTQS; this comes from the coding sequence ATGACCATCATTGAAACCTATATCTCTGAATGTCCACCAGAACGTCAAGAAATGCTACAACAATTATACAATCAAATCAAGGAGCTAGTTCCCCAAGCAACAGAAAAAATAGCTTACGGTATGCCTACCTTCTATTTAGATGGAAATTTAGTTCACTTTGCTAATGCTAAAAACCACATTGGTTTCTACCCTGCTCCTTCTGCAATTACAGCATTTAAAGAAGAATTATCAGCGTATAAGACAAGTAAAGGAGCAATCCAGTTTCCTTTAGATTCCCCTTTACCAATGGACTTGATCAAAAAAATCGTTTTGTTCCGTGTCGGTGAGAATACACAATCTTGA